A single window of Colletotrichum destructivum chromosome 9, complete sequence DNA harbors:
- a CDS encoding Putative transmembrane emp24 domain-containing protein: MAPTRSLLHYVCSLVLFACCAQALRFDLQATSPHEGKKERCIRNFVARDTLVVVTAIVDGQKGDGMTVNMHIKDAVGNDYGKPKDIAGGEKRIVFTSHADAAFDVCFENILSGSGRSGATSRHIELDIDIGADAKDWNAIQATEKLKPVEAELRRIEELVGEINSEMDYLRSREHKLRDTNESTNTRVKWFGIGTTLILVGLWAWQIMYLRAYFRSKHLI; the protein is encoded by the exons ATGGCGCCGACAAGATCGTTGCTGCACTACGTGTGCAGCCTAGTCCTCTTTGCCTGCTGCGCCCAGGCGCTCAGGTTCGACCTGCAGGCCACAAGCCCCCAtgagggcaagaaggagcGATGCATCCGTAACTTTGTCGCTCGGGACACCCTCGTTGTCGTCACAGCCATTGTGGACGGTCAGAAGGGCGATGGCATGACCGTCAATATGCAC ATCAAGGACGCTGTTGGCAACGACTACGGCAAGCCTAAGGATATTGCGGGCGGCGAGAAACGCATTGTCTtcacctcccacgccgacGCTGCCTTTGACGTTTGCTTCGAGAACATCCTCTCTGGTT CCGGGCGCAGCGGCGCCACGAGTCGTCAcatcgagctcgacatcgaTATCGGCGCCGACGCAAAGGACTGGAACGCCATCCAGGCGACGGAGAAGCTCAAGCCcgtcgaggcggagctgCGGCGCATCGAGGAGCTTGTCGGCGAGATCAATAGCGAGATGGATTACCTGCGTTCTCGCGAGCATAAGCTGCGCGACACCAACGAGAGCACCAACACCCGTGTCAAGTGGTTCGGCATCGGCACTACGTTGATACTCGTCGGCCTGTGGGCCTGGCAGATTATGTACCTGCGGGCGTACTTCAG ATCCAAGCACCTTATTTAG
- a CDS encoding Putative flavinator of succinate dehydrogenase has product MSTLARALRPARRLRVAPPAQRGMPLVAQRCFADKPPVQTESTTNGELGVGEFEGIKFRVEPLRRVGEDERTMRARLLYQSRKRGTLESDLLMSTFANEHLPHMTKAQMQQYDLFLDENDWDIYYWATQEDAPSNSAPTQKPSAEAAQTKPAEDIRTQPQRAGEWANTIGTFKAQYRPVPVRWQDSEILEMLRAHVRSRRADGTVGVHRDVQERKEGGLGFMPPLFDVDKAGAKN; this is encoded by the exons ATGTCAACATTAGCCCGCGCCCTccgcccagctcgccgcctccgagtCGCACCGCCCGCGCAGCGGGGCATGcctctcgtcgcccagcgGTGCTTCGCCGACAAGCCGCCCGTCCAGACCGAGTCCACTACCAacggcgagctgggcgtcggcgagtTCGAGGGCATTAAGTTCCGCGTCGAGCCGCTGCGCCgcgtgggcgaggacgagcgcACCATGCGTGCCCGCCTTCTTT ACCAGTCCCGTAAGCGCGGTACCCTCGAGTCCGACCTCCTCATGTCGACCTTCGCCAACGAGCACCTCCCACACATGACAAAGGCGCAGATGCAGCAGTACGACCtgttcctcgacgagaacgactGGGACATCTACTACTGGGCTACGCAGGAGGACGCCCCCTCAAACTCGGCCCCGACGCAGAAGCCCTCGGCTGAGGCCGCCCAGACCAAGCCCGCCGAAGACATCCGCACGCAGCCGCAGCGCGCCGGGGAGTGGGCCAACACCATCGGCACCTTCAAGGCGCAGTACCGGCCCGTCCCCGTGCGGTGGCAAGATAGCGAGATCCTCGAGATGCTGAGGGCCCATGtccgcagccgccgcgccgacggcaccgtcggcGTGCACCGCGACGTGCAGGAGCGCAAGGAGGGCGGGCTCGGGTTCATGCCGCCCCTGTTCGACGTTGACAAGGCGGGCGCCAAGAACTGA
- a CDS encoding Putative kinetochore-associated protein Dsn1/Mis13 yields the protein MTTVIRTRHPLQVIRMSNEQPARRKSKRLAETAVYDEQDDDFHFTRGSRSKRVKNAESEPEAEPEPAPPPAKKSGRGRPSKGRASAAAKAHEQAPSVTTPKTATSSRPRTRRTASLLPVEEDEPQLIAPKRTTRRSSRNLTEKPEKEKPVRRPATVAEEDDEMAIVAPMEVERQRTPRVMEEPVESAKITLPISDTPVINRNKEMRKKGGGNRRSSTGMRGRRASSLIESGHNAIPHREVDSAEFYKHIESEGLMEPRRMKQLLTWCGERALLEKPPHGQADSNTVLGARYIQEQLLKDFSTKSEFSDWFSREEGPKKPVVYQPNPRNIEHQQKIEQLEQKVKRLKEEKKKWLALKKSRMDIPPLFPETDTAQTATVDASVLESNEAEMLSWLTNPTSSFENVRGKTLTRLQNTQSTLEFKVDQLADGIHKLSQRVDTAGREADKVLSLSAARLKERETREKANAGTKEMPVMEVLRSLGRILPEGGE from the exons ATGACGACCGTCATTCGCACCCGTCATCCGTTGCAAGTCATCAGAATGAGCAACGAGCAGCCAGCACGAAGGAAAAGCAAGCGTCTTGCAG AAACGGCGGTATACGACGAGCAAGATGACGACTTTCACTTCACCCGCGGATCGAGATCCAAACGAGTTAAAAACGCAGAATCCGAGCCAGAAGCCGAACCAGAGCCAGCGCCACCCCCTGCGAAAAAGTCTGGACGAGGAAGACCGTCAAAAGGACGCGCTTCAGCGGCTGCAAAGGCTCATGAACAGGCGCCATCGGTAACGACGCCCAAGACCGCGACATCATCGAGACCACGAACGCGTCGAACAGCGAGTTTACTGCCGGTAGAGGAGGACGAACCACAACTGATTGCGCCTAAGCGGACGACGCGTCGAAGCAGTCGCAACCTGACGGAGAAACCGGAGAAGGAAAAGCCGGTCAGAAGACCGGCGACTGTAgcggaagaagatgatgaaaTGGCAATTGTGGCACCGATGGAAGTGGAAAGACAGAGAACGCCGCGCGTCATGGAAGAGCCAGTTGAGTCGGCGAAGATAACACTTCCCATAAGCGATACGCCAGTTATCAACCGCAACAAGGAAATGCGGAAAAAAGGAGGTGGTAATCGGCGAAGCAGTACGGGCATGCGCGGCAGGAGAGCAAGTTCTTTGATCGAGAGCGGACACAATGCGATTCCCCATCGGGAGGTTGATTCGGCGGAGTTCTACAAGCATATCGAGTCGGAAGGTTTAATGGAGCCGAGGCGGATGAAGCAGCTGTTGACCTGGTGCGGCGAACGAGCGCTGCTGGAAAAACCACCGCACGGTCAAGCGGATTCTAATACAGTACTGGGTG CTCGTTACATCCAGGAGCAATTATTGAAAGACTTCTCCACGAAGTCAGAATTTTCAGACTGGTTCAGTCGGGAAGAGGGGCCAAAGAAACCTGTGGTGTACCAGCCAAATCCACGCAACATCGAGCACCAACAAAAGATCGAGCAACTGGAACAGAAAGTCAAGAG GctaaaagaagaaaagaagaagtgGCTGGCGCTGAAGAAATCGCGCATGGACATACCACCACTATTTCCGGAAACAGACACGGCACAAACAGCAACAGTCGATGCATCAGTGCTCGAATCAAACGAGGCTGAAATGCTCAGTTGGCTCACCAATCCGACGTCTTCCTTTGAAAACGTCCGCGGCAAGACGCTCACACGCCTTCAAAACACTCAGTCAACACTGGAGTTTAAGGTGGACCAGCTCGCAGACGGCATTCACAAGCTCTCGCAACGAGTCGACACggcaggccgagaagcggATAAGGTACTCTCTCTCAGCGCCGCAAGGCTCAAGGAGCGAGAGACGAGGGAGAAGGCCAACGCGGGCACCAAAGAAATGCCTGTCATGGAGGTGCTCCGCAGCCTAGGCAGGATATTACCAGAGGGCGGGGAGTAA
- a CDS encoding Putative transcription factor Jun, basic-leucine zipper domain-containing protein, translating to MGTSPNDASTRGDTKSPKQSNNATPPRQDSIPEVKQPDPSLKPDADGAKPLGPPPRPGQTTGNTPDYFGGGAAGSLSLEPNPFEQSFGGGAPETPGGTKLPSVAALTSPSSLLPGSGATPFNWGGGSLRTGPLSPAMLSGPTSDYFSDSHHLRGGFPTPNESSLRTGLTPGGSGSMFPAPSPNSQQLFAQLASGGATPSTIDFHRTALSAAAKRENQNQNQSQQQPAVTSQPQDMPNGAPTVKAEAKQFDPHDNDAANGLFMLAQGRNGAQAPVYATTTQPQPQSQAQTQTQTQSQSQPQPHPAAAPSKRIDTSPQMSVNGAGSVGAGSSVRGVSEGGSAMSDESEQARPSARGKGKRNSTGGASTNGRRKAEEPLAKGPPSKKSKPNNAPPPDMNGDDSHSDDDDDMKHENGEGGSKSKMTDEEKRKNFLERNRVAALKCRQRKKQWLANLQSKVELFSSENDALTAQITQLREEVVNLKTLLLAHKDCPVTQQQGLHGAFMQQAMEPFNPQMNPYGMAAPMSNQQVLAAGQGVQRRFS from the exons atggGGACTTCACCGAATGATGCCTCGACCAGGGGTGATACGAAGTCGCCCAAACAATCCAACAATGCCACTCCGCCGCGGCAAG ATTCCATCCCCGAAGTGAAACAGCCCGACCCAAGCTTGAAGCCCGATGCTGACGGCGCGAAACCTCTCGGTCCTCCCCCTCGACCTGGACAGACCACTGGAAATACTCCCGACTacttcggcggcggagccgcTGGATCTCTCAGCCTGGAGCCCAATCCTTTTGAGCAGTCTTTCGGCGGAGGCGCGCCAGAGACACCCGGTGGTACGAAATTGCCGTCTGTTGCTGCTCTGActtcgccctcttctttgCTTCCCGGCAGCGGCGCAACTCCTTTTAACTGGGGAGGTGGTTCTTTGCGAACTGGCCCCCTAAGCCCGGCCATGTTATCGGGTCCGACGAGCGACTACTTCAGCGACTCGCATCATCTTCGAGGCGGATTCCCGACTCCGAACGAGTCCTCATTGAGGACTGGCTTGACTCCGGGCGGCAGCGGTTCCATGTTTCCTGCTCCGAGCCCCAATTCTCAACAACTGTTTGCCCAGCTCGCCAGCGGCGGTGCCACACCTAGCACCATCGATTTCCACCGTACTGCATTGAGTGCTGCGGCTAAGCGTGAAAACCAGAATCAAAATCAGAGCCAGCAACAGCCTGCGGTTACCTCACAACCCCAAGATATGCCCAACGGTGCGCCTACTGTCAAGGCCGAAGCAAAGCAATTTGATCCACACGACAACGACGCTGCGAACGGTCTGTTTATGCTCGCCCAAGGTAGAAACGGCGCCCAAGCTCCTGTATACGCGACTACAACGCAACCCCAACCCCAGTCCCAGGCTCAGACCCAGACTCAAACTCAGTCACAGTCCCAGCCCCAGCCGCACCCGGCTGCCGCTCCTTCAAAGAGAATCGACACGTCTCCCCAGATGAGTGTCAACGGTGCTGGGTCAGTAGGCGCCGGATCTTCAGTGCGAGGTGTCAGCGAGGGCGGGAGCGCCATGTCAGACGAGAGTGAGCAAGCCCGTCCCTCTGCTAGAGGCAAGGGCAAGCGTAATTCGACTGGAGGTGCTTCGACGAATGGCCGCCGGAAAGCCGAGGAGCCCCTGGCTAAGGGCCCCCCAAGCAAGAAGTCCAAGCCGAATAACGCACCACCTCCTGACATGAACGGCGATGACAGCCActccgacgatgatgacgacaTGAAACATGAGAACGGGGAGGGTGGATCCAAGTCCAAAATGACAGACGAGGAAAAACGCAAGAACTTCTTGGAGCGCAACAG AGTTGCTGCCCTTAAATGCCGCCAGCGCAAGAAGCAATGGCTGGCCAACCTTCAGTCAAAGGTTGAGTTGTTTAGCAGCGAAAATGATGCCTTGACGGCTCAGATAACACAGTTGCGAGAGGAGGTTGTCAATCTCAAGACATTACTTCTCGCCCATAAGGATTGTCCCGTCACTCAGCAACAGGGCCTACACGGTGCTTTCATGCAACAGGCAATGGAGCCCTTCAATCCGCAGATGAACCCATACGGCATGGCTGCTCCTATGTCGAACCAGCAGGTTCTCGCAGCAGGGCAGGGTGTGCAGCGACGCTTTTCATAG